Sequence from the Candidatus Woesearchaeota archaeon genome:
GAGCGGGCTTTTTCTGGGGTATTGATCCACGTACTTATTGGCTTGACCCTGATAAAAATAGATTTTTTGCTGGAGGAAATAATCCTTGTGTTCAAGTCACCTTTAGAATTAATTTAGAAACAAGAATTTCTTACATAGACGCTAGAAATAGAGAACCCTAAACAAGCTCAATAAAAACCTTTATAAATAACCTCCTGTTTCTGGATTGTTAACCCGAGTTCGAAAGAGCGCATTTAGGGTTAAATGATTGTTTCAATTGTTTAACAGTAGATGAATTCTAAGGACTTTGGATACGTGATTAACAATGGCAGACGAAAAACAACAACTCAAATATCTTGTTCGAATCGCGAACACAGACTTAACAGGCTCTAAGCCTATTGGATACGCACTCCTTAACATTCGCGGCGTTGGCTTTGCTTACGCAAACATGGCATGCACACTCGCAGAAGTAAGCCCAATGAAAAAAGCAGGAGCACTTTCTGACAAAGAAGTAAGCGCACTTGAATCCGTTATTACTAATCCTACTAAATTTAATGTTCCAACCTGGATGTTTAACAGACAAAAAGATTTGGAAACAGGCGATGACATGCACATCATCGGTCCAACAATCAAATTCGTCCAAGACAATGATGTTCGACTTATGAAGAAGATCCGATGCTATAAAGGCATGCGTCACGCAGCAGGATTACCTGTTCGCGGACAACGCACACGATCCAACTTCAGAAAGAACAAAGGAAAAACTGTTGGCGTCATGAAGACAGCGCAAGCAAAAGCAGCAGCACCTGCAGAAAAGAAAAAATAAGACTACGTGAACACTAATGGGAGATCCAAAAAAAATCAGAAAAAAATTTACGCCGCCGAGCCATCCATGGCAAAAGGCACGTATTGAATCAGAAAAAGCTATTGTCAAACAATATGGTGTGAAGAACAAGAGAGAAATTTGGAAAATGGGCGCTATGCTCAGAAGCTTTACCTCTCAAGCGAAAACACTCATTGTCGCAACAACAGGACAAGCAATGAAGGAAAAAGAAAACCTTATCAAAAAATTACAGCGATACGGCTTTGTCGGCGCTGACGCAACTATCGATCAGATCCTTGGATTAACACTCAACGATATCATGAACAGACGATTACAAACTATTGTTGTCAAAAAAGGACTCGCAAGCAATGTCAAACAAGCACGACAAATGATAACGCACAAACACATCGCAGTTGGAGAGAAAAAAATCAGCTCCCCTAGCTACCTTGTCTCGCTTGAAGAAGAAGGCGTTATTACTTATGCTTCTTCGTCCAGCTTTGCGCGCGAAGATCACGCGGAACGCATCAAACTTACGCAAAAAAAATAAAGAACGTGAAAAAACATGAATCCAGAACAACCAACTGTTGAAGAATCACCACAAATGGACAGACGACGCGGACCAATGCGTTGGGGAATTTGCCACATTTACTCTTCATACAACAACACCATCATTCATATTACTGACATCACTGGCTCTGAATCTATCGCACGAACTAGCGGTGGACAAGTTGTTAAAGCGCATCGTATGGAGAGTTCTCCTACTGCCGCAATGAGCGCCGCGAAAAAAGCAGCTGAGACTGCATTTGAAAAAGGAATTACTGGCATTCACGTCAAAATCAAAGCACCAGGTGGACATAATGGACCACACAATCCTGGACCAGGAGCGCAAGCTGCTGTCCGTGCACTCTCCCGTATGGGTCTGCGCATCGGTATTATCCAAGATGTTACTCCTATTCCACACGATGGATGCAGAAAGAAAGGCGGTAAACGCGGACGACGTGTCTAAATAC
This genomic interval carries:
- a CDS encoding 30S ribosomal protein S11, which gives rise to MDRRRGPMRWGICHIYSSYNNTIIHITDITGSESIARTSGGQVVKAHRMESSPTAAMSAAKKAAETAFEKGITGIHVKIKAPGGHNGPHNPGPGAQAAVRALSRMGLRIGIIQDVTPIPHDGCRKKGGKRGRRV
- a CDS encoding 30S ribosomal protein S4, with the protein product MGDPKKIRKKFTPPSHPWQKARIESEKAIVKQYGVKNKREIWKMGAMLRSFTSQAKTLIVATTGQAMKEKENLIKKLQRYGFVGADATIDQILGLTLNDIMNRRLQTIVVKKGLASNVKQARQMITHKHIAVGEKKISSPSYLVSLEEEGVITYASSSSFAREDHAERIKLTQKK
- a CDS encoding 30S ribosomal protein S13; protein product: MADEKQQLKYLVRIANTDLTGSKPIGYALLNIRGVGFAYANMACTLAEVSPMKKAGALSDKEVSALESVITNPTKFNVPTWMFNRQKDLETGDDMHIIGPTIKFVQDNDVRLMKKIRCYKGMRHAAGLPVRGQRTRSNFRKNKGKTVGVMKTAQAKAAAPAEKKK